The following proteins are encoded in a genomic region of Triticum dicoccoides isolate Atlit2015 ecotype Zavitan chromosome 1B, WEW_v2.0, whole genome shotgun sequence:
- the LOC119335401 gene encoding uncharacterized protein LOC119335401 — protein sequence MASTSTTLPDWLMLDRFVFWSENFTFPKDADSTLATGTNSMDKKFQICFKLVEPPEVSRLFLQMDEGLSQSHSFDIIAAHRAAVLLQMSYPILVPGYENIIPMIDYFLYYTAGGGSPPSLQRLPPLDGTIAQVQDQIKASADVMTNQFLRRLKCLDLGVLCRGEDEVAVAQLEITESGAPPKLQVLCPSISRSWEVKHPPIVPCDDVKEFDLEEVFKNFDAHTVIPFKSYLCWVDYSFGILFCDVFNESPKLLYLELPAKLPILWAGHKGRAWVEAGEVMKFVKVVDGNDEFFETTEPASDDFTITSWALITESNGVMKWKQDASIRSSEIGFGGLTHLPRTPLEYPVISMYEPSIIYFMIGHDQASYMYNKVWIVAIDISNGKVKSSSAYINGTEQVGDLCADEALYFAKEKPQVYSTFLPAEFSKHLNLLGTRTGLLQGGSDQAIGIAVPEKKRKLM from the exons ATGGCTTCCACCAGCACCACCTTACCTGATTGGTTGATGCTCGACCGCTTCGTGTTCTGGAGCGAGAACTTCACCTTCCCCAAGGACGCCGATTCAACCCTGGCCACCGGCACCAACTCCATGGATAAAAAGTTCCAGATCTGCTTCAAACTCGTTGAGCCGCCGGAGGTGTCCCGCCTTTTTCTGCAGATGGATGAAGGCTTGTCGCAGTCCCATAGCTTCGACATCATCGCCGCCCACCGCGCCGCGGTGCTCCTCCAGATGAGTTATCCTATCCTTGTGCCAGGCTACGAGAACATCATCCCGATgatcgactacttcctctactataCCGCCGGTGGTGGCTCTCCGCCGTCTCTACAGCGGCTACCCCCTCTTGACGGGACCATTGCCCAGGTCCAGGACCAAATCAAGGCCAGTGCTGACGTCATGACGAATCAGTTTTTGCGCAGGCTGAAGTGCCTTGACCTAGGCGTCCTGTGCCGCGGAGAGGATGAGGTCGCCGTCGCACAGCTCGAGATCACCGAGTCCGGGGCGCCACCTAAACTCCAGGTCCTGTGCCCGTCTATCTCTCGCAGTTGGGAGGTCAAGCATCCGCCCATCGTACCCTGCGACGATGTGAAGGAATTTGATTTGGAGGAGGTCTTTAAGAACTTTGATGCTCACACAGTCATCCCCTTCAAGAGTTACCTGTGTTGGGTTGATTACTCCTTTGGTATCTTGTTCTGCGATGTGTTCAATGAGAGCCCCAAGCTCCTATACCTGGAACTCCCGGCTAAATTGCCCATATTATGGGCCGGACACAAGGGCCGAGCATGGGTAGAGGCGGGTGAGGTTATGAAATTTGTCAAAGTTGTCGATGGCAATGATGAGTTTTTTGAAACCACTGAACCTGCCAGTGATGATTTCACCATCACCTCCTGGGCACTAATAACAGAAAGCAACGGCGTGATGAAGTGGAAGCAGGATGCATCTATTAGATCCAGTGAGATAGGGTTTGGTGGACTCACACATCTTCCTCGTACCCCATTAGAGTACCCTGTTATCAGCATGTATGAGCCCAGTATCATTTACTTCATGATCGGGCATGACCAAGCATCGTACATGTATAATAAGGTATGGATTGTTGCCATTGACATTAGCAATGGCAAGGTGAAGTCGTCATCTGCATACATCAATGGTACAGAACAGGTGGGGGACCTCTGTGCTGATGAAGCTTTGTACTTTGCCAAAGAAAAACCCCAGGTTTACTCTACCTTTCTTCCTGCCGAGTTCTCCAAGCACCTCAATTTGCTTGGAACAAG GACTGGTCTTCTCCAAGGTGGGAGCGATCAAGCTATCGGTATTGCAGTACCTGAAAAGAAGAGGAAGTTAATGTGA